In a genomic window of Gossypium arboreum isolate Shixiya-1 chromosome 7, ASM2569848v2, whole genome shotgun sequence:
- the LOC108450992 gene encoding tobamovirus multiplication protein 1 isoform X2 codes for MIKCYPFNLLFVNIALICLDVVLAFIAFFQLCRIHLRNQRVGWTRQKVLHLMIGSSNCGYFIYFLCMVVATCKRWLCWSNVCGFVLMALPKILFLAAFLLLLSFWADLCHQANDEEDGDEENSSRKPLLETSKTKVIVLNVLLIIAFAAIIRIEQKNPSDSLVFARVYIDFLATLVLLMGVALGCYGFLLFSKLRRVRSEKASSEMRKVVGLAVVSVLCFTSSSVIALFTDVLLFHHWNPEKINGIKAPILLILHHVLGSSVPFAFGLWFMRELPAPSTSNRQVQPRAITFISYGPAGRHHHQYWPTSTSLEKQVSRTSPN; via the exons ATGATTAAGTGTTACCCTTTCAATCTTCTCTTTGTAAATATTGCTTTGATTTGCCTTGATGTTGTTCTAGCATTTATTGCCTTTTTCCAG CTTTGTAGGATTCACCTACGGAATCAACGAGTTGGGTGGACACGTCAAAAA GTTCTTCATCTCATGATCGGCTCTTCTAATTGTG gttatttcatttattttttgtgCATGGTTGTTGCCACATGCAAAAGGTGGCTTTGCTGGTCTAATGTGTGTGGCTTTGTTCTAATGG CCTTGCCCAAGATTCTGTTTTTGGCTGCATTTCTTCTTCTACTATCTTTCTG GGCCGACCTTTGCCATCAAGCAAATGATGAAGAGGATGGTGATGAAGAAAATAGTAGTCGCAAGCCTTTGTTGGAAACTTCGAAGACCAAG GTCATTGTGCTCAATGTCCTTTTAATAATTGCCTTTGCTGCAATAATCCGGATTGAACAGAAGAATCCTAGTGATTCTTTAGTATTTGCTCGG GTGTATATAGATTTTCTTGCCACGTTGGTGCTTCTAATGGGTGTAGCTCTCGGTTGCTATG GTTTCCTTCTATTTTCTAAATTGAGGAGAGTTCGGTCCGAGAAAGCTTCATCTGAAATGCGAAAG GTGGTTGGTTTAGCAGTTGTCTCGGTCTTGTGTTTCACATCGAGTTCTGTAATAGCTCTTTTCACAGATGTTCTT CTTTTTCATCATTGGAATCCAGAGAAGATTAATGGCATAAAAGCACCGATTCTTCTTATTTTGCACCATGTTTTAG GATCATCAGTCCCCTTCGCTTTTGGACTATGGTTCATGAGAGAGCTACCAGCCCCGTCTACAAGTAATAGGCAAGTGCAGCCAAGAGCAATAACTTTTATTAGTTATGGACCGGCAGGAAGGCATCATCATCAGTACTGGCCTACCTCAACAAGTTTGGAAAAGCAG GTGTCAAGAACAAGTCCAAATTAA
- the LOC108450992 gene encoding tobamovirus multiplication protein 1 isoform X1 → MIKCYPFNLLFVNIALICLDVVLAFIAFFQLCRIHLRNQRVGWTRQKVLHLMIGSSNCGYFIYFLCMVVATCKRWLCWSNVCGFVLMALPKILFLAAFLLLLSFWADLCHQANDEEDGDEENSSRKPLLETSKTKVGLSNIDIRQKCCSFQGIRVGSRQKFVIVVIVLNVLLIIAFAAIIRIEQKNPSDSLVFARVYIDFLATLVLLMGVALGCYGFLLFSKLRRVRSEKASSEMRKVVGLAVVSVLCFTSSSVIALFTDVLLFHHWNPEKINGIKAPILLILHHVLGSSVPFAFGLWFMRELPAPSTSNRQVQPRAITFISYGPAGRHHHQYWPTSTSLEKQVSRTSPN, encoded by the exons ATGATTAAGTGTTACCCTTTCAATCTTCTCTTTGTAAATATTGCTTTGATTTGCCTTGATGTTGTTCTAGCATTTATTGCCTTTTTCCAG CTTTGTAGGATTCACCTACGGAATCAACGAGTTGGGTGGACACGTCAAAAA GTTCTTCATCTCATGATCGGCTCTTCTAATTGTG gttatttcatttattttttgtgCATGGTTGTTGCCACATGCAAAAGGTGGCTTTGCTGGTCTAATGTGTGTGGCTTTGTTCTAATGG CCTTGCCCAAGATTCTGTTTTTGGCTGCATTTCTTCTTCTACTATCTTTCTG GGCCGACCTTTGCCATCAAGCAAATGATGAAGAGGATGGTGATGAAGAAAATAGTAGTCGCAAGCCTTTGTTGGAAACTTCGAAGACCAAGGTAGGCTTGTCAAACATTGATATTCGTCAGAAATGTTGCTCGTTCCAAGGTATTCGAGTTGGTAGCAGACAAAAATTCGTTATTGTG GTCATTGTGCTCAATGTCCTTTTAATAATTGCCTTTGCTGCAATAATCCGGATTGAACAGAAGAATCCTAGTGATTCTTTAGTATTTGCTCGG GTGTATATAGATTTTCTTGCCACGTTGGTGCTTCTAATGGGTGTAGCTCTCGGTTGCTATG GTTTCCTTCTATTTTCTAAATTGAGGAGAGTTCGGTCCGAGAAAGCTTCATCTGAAATGCGAAAG GTGGTTGGTTTAGCAGTTGTCTCGGTCTTGTGTTTCACATCGAGTTCTGTAATAGCTCTTTTCACAGATGTTCTT CTTTTTCATCATTGGAATCCAGAGAAGATTAATGGCATAAAAGCACCGATTCTTCTTATTTTGCACCATGTTTTAG GATCATCAGTCCCCTTCGCTTTTGGACTATGGTTCATGAGAGAGCTACCAGCCCCGTCTACAAGTAATAGGCAAGTGCAGCCAAGAGCAATAACTTTTATTAGTTATGGACCGGCAGGAAGGCATCATCATCAGTACTGGCCTACCTCAACAAGTTTGGAAAAGCAG GTGTCAAGAACAAGTCCAAATTAA
- the LOC108467361 gene encoding GDSL esterase/lipase At4g10955 isoform X2: MYMKDTNYKRSVIACFIQAVYLLELDRQENRTVETALAPKWWMTFKYKLTQTLTDERDGSIFGAVLEWDQSAALADFVLIRPSGAPKAVLVLRGTLLKGPTIRRDIEDDLRFLAWESLKGSVRFKGALEALRTVAERYGSSNVCIAGHSLGAGFALQVGKALAKEGIFVDAHLFNPPSISIAMSLRNIGEKAGFAWKRLKSMLPSSSEPQADCDEEIKDNSLKSWLGNIYGDKASMGLKQWVPHLYVNNSDYICCHYTDPEGTTEENEANKENTSRTNGQVAAKLFVMSKGKQKFLEAHGLEQWWSDDLDLQLAINKSKLISRQLKSLYSLPASQVTKRQR; the protein is encoded by the coding sequence GAAAGATACTAACTATAAGAGATCGGTAATTGCTTGTTTCATACAAGCAGTTTATTTGCTTGAATTGGACAGGCAAGAGAATAGAACTGTCGAAACCGCTCTTGCACCGAAATGGTGGATGACTTTCAAGTACAAGTTGACACAAACTTTGACCGACGAAAGGGACGGATCGATATTTGGAGCAGTATTAGAATGGGATCAATCGGCAGCCTTGGCTGATTTTGTGCTCATTAGGCCTAGTGGAGCACCGAAAGCCGTTTTAGTACTTCGTGGAACTTTACTCAAAGGTCCAACTATTAGACGAGATATTGAGGATGATCTTCGGTTTCTCGCTTGGGAAAGCTTGAAAGGTTCTGTTCGATTTAAAGGTGCATTGGAAGCATTAAGAACAGTTGCTGAAAGGTACGGTAGTAGCAATGTATGTATTGCAGGTCATTCTTTGGGAGCTGGTTTTGCTTTACAAGTGGGAAAAGCATTAGCTAAAGAAGGGATATTCGTCGATGCTCATTTGTTTAACCCGCCCTCAATTTCAATAGCTATGAGCTTAAGAAATATCGGAGAAAAAGCAGGTTTTGCTTGGAAAAGACTTAAATCGATGCTTCCTTCGAGTAGTGAACCTCAAGCTGACTGTGATGAAGAGATCAAAGATAACTCTTTAAAGAGTTGGTTAGGCAATATATATGGGGATAAAGCTTCTATGGGATTGAAACAATGGGTGCCTCATTTATATGTAAACAATAGTGATTATATCTGTTGCCACTATACTGATCCCGAAGGAACAACAGAGGAAAATGAGGCGAACAAAGAGAACACCAGTCGTACAAACGGTCAAGTTGCGGCGAAGTTGTTTGTGATGTCGAAAGGGAAACAAAAGTTTCTCGAAGCTCACGGTTTAGAGCAATGGTGGTCGGATGACTTGGATCTTCAGCTTGCTATAAATAAGAGCAAATTGATAAGCAGGCAATTGAAGTCCTTATACAGCCTCCCGGCTTCGCAAGTCACGAAAAGGCAGAGATAA